From Sphingopyxis sp. USTB-05, the proteins below share one genomic window:
- a CDS encoding ATP-binding protein, protein MLSQSDSPLIGPNTSRERLFVAVAVGLAILLVAGFGLAQWAAGRAAAQAEVEARQNARAHASLLESELQKFRLLPRVLTEFPDVRAALADKSDAASRRLDRELEQLAARTDATVIYVIDASGMTIAASNWRSPTSFVGENYRFRPYFQGAMRRGDAELFALGTVSGRPGLYLARRVDVGGRQLGVIVLKVEFDKLETRWADSAAATLVTDAAGIVVMSSEPRWRFRSFAPISAETQQRLRATRSYGEARLDPLPVSRAGDGIRIGADLFREADERVSFPGGTLRLLQPAEPARASANATARVAFLVLLILVGAAIITLLRVVERQTLRQAAHEALEREVAARTRDLRNANDELRLASERQTETDRRYRAAREELAQASRLGSIGQITAGVAHEINQPIAAIRTFAENSLRYLERAQPDKARGNLDTIVELTARVGAITNELRNFARRKPTPLGPVAVQSAVDGTLLLIGDRLRAQGIALDVGIENPAATVHADRVRLEQVLVNLLQNAVDAVQGVKNARVALHAHGSDPVHIDVCDNGPGVPAELLPQLFTPFVTGRPDGLGLGLAIASDIMAEFGGTLTLIPSPLGGAGFRLTLRPA, encoded by the coding sequence ATGCTCTCGCAAAGCGATTCGCCTCTGATCGGCCCCAACACCAGCCGCGAACGCCTGTTCGTCGCGGTTGCGGTGGGGCTGGCGATCCTGCTCGTCGCGGGGTTCGGCCTGGCGCAATGGGCCGCAGGTCGCGCTGCCGCGCAGGCCGAGGTCGAGGCGCGACAGAATGCACGCGCGCACGCAAGCCTGCTCGAAAGCGAACTGCAGAAATTCCGCCTGCTGCCGCGCGTGCTCACCGAATTCCCCGACGTCCGCGCCGCGCTCGCCGACAAGAGCGACGCTGCCTCGCGTCGGCTCGACCGCGAACTCGAACAACTCGCGGCGCGCACCGACGCCACGGTGATCTACGTCATCGACGCCAGCGGGATGACGATCGCGGCAAGCAACTGGCGCTCCCCAACGAGTTTTGTGGGCGAAAATTATCGCTTTCGCCCCTATTTCCAGGGCGCGATGAGACGCGGCGACGCGGAGTTGTTCGCATTGGGCACAGTCAGCGGACGCCCGGGCCTCTACCTCGCGCGCCGTGTCGATGTCGGCGGTCGCCAACTCGGCGTCATCGTGCTCAAGGTCGAGTTCGACAAGCTCGAAACCCGCTGGGCCGATTCCGCCGCGGCGACGCTCGTCACAGACGCTGCCGGGATCGTCGTGATGAGCAGTGAGCCGCGCTGGCGCTTCCGTTCCTTCGCTCCCATTTCAGCCGAGACACAGCAAAGACTTCGGGCGACGCGCAGCTATGGCGAGGCGCGGCTCGACCCGTTGCCGGTCAGCCGCGCCGGGGACGGTATCCGCATCGGCGCGGACCTGTTCCGCGAGGCCGACGAGCGCGTATCCTTTCCCGGCGGCACCCTCCGCCTCCTCCAGCCCGCCGAGCCAGCTCGAGCCAGCGCCAATGCAACCGCGCGCGTTGCCTTCCTGGTACTGCTGATCCTTGTCGGAGCTGCGATCATCACGCTGTTGCGTGTCGTCGAACGGCAGACGCTGCGTCAGGCGGCGCACGAGGCGCTCGAACGCGAGGTGGCGGCACGCACGCGCGACTTGCGGAACGCGAACGATGAACTGCGTCTAGCGTCCGAACGGCAGACCGAAACTGACCGCCGCTATCGCGCCGCGCGCGAGGAACTGGCGCAGGCCAGCCGCCTGGGATCGATCGGACAGATCACGGCGGGCGTGGCGCACGAGATCAACCAGCCCATCGCGGCGATCCGGACCTTCGCCGAAAACAGCCTCCGCTATCTGGAGCGCGCGCAGCCCGACAAGGCGCGCGGCAACCTCGACACCATCGTCGAACTGACGGCGCGCGTCGGCGCCATCACCAACGAGCTGCGAAATTTTGCGCGCCGCAAGCCGACACCGCTGGGCCCCGTCGCAGTACAATCGGCGGTCGACGGCACGCTGCTCCTGATCGGCGACCGGCTGCGCGCGCAAGGCATCGCGCTCGATGTCGGAATTGAAAATCCAGCCGCGACGGTGCACGCCGACCGCGTCCGGCTCGAACAGGTGCTCGTCAACCTTCTGCAGAATGCGGTCGATGCGGTGCAAGGCGTGAAGAATGCGCGCGTCGCGCTCCATGCGCATGGCAGCGATCCTGTCCATATCGATGTCTGCGATAATGGCCCCGGCGTTCCGGCCGAACTGTTGCCGCAGCTCTTCACACCCTTCGTCACCGGACGGCCCGACGGGCTCGGGCTCGGGCTTGCGATCGCGAGCGATATCATGGCCGAATTCGGCGGCACGCTGACCTTGATTCCCTCCCCGCTGGGTGGCGCGGGTTTCCGCCTGACGCTGAGGCCGGCATGA
- a CDS encoding dicarboxylate/amino acid:cation symporter, with the protein MNATHLPAKTGPWWSHLYVQVLAAIAGGILLGHFWPEVGVKLQPLGKGFIDLVKMIIAPVIFLTVSTGIASVGSGKTLGRLTAKTFAYFLFFSTLALIIGLIVANVVQPGAGMNIDPRTLDPNAVAKIAEYDAKAHDTSLVGFLLAIIPTTFVSALTSGSILQALFAAILFGIALSHTGAAGAQVLGMLEKLSSVFFYLVGMLMRFAPIGAFGAMAFTIGEYGVESLVNLGALIATFYLTSILFVVVVLGGMARLCGFSIFRLIAYLKAELLLVLGTSSSEAALPSLMDKLEKAGCAKPVVGMVVPTGYSFNLDGTNIYMTLAALFVAQATGVDLSLGDQVALLLVAMVSSKGAAGVTGAGFITLAATLTAVPTVPVAGLALILGIDRFMSECRALTNFIGNALAAIVVAMWENALDRDALNRALSGEPAPLAAAPVETDSD; encoded by the coding sequence ATGAATGCGACGCACCTGCCGGCGAAGACCGGTCCGTGGTGGTCGCATCTCTATGTGCAGGTGCTTGCGGCGATTGCCGGCGGCATCCTGCTTGGCCATTTCTGGCCCGAAGTCGGCGTCAAGCTGCAGCCGCTCGGCAAGGGTTTCATCGACCTCGTCAAGATGATCATCGCACCGGTGATCTTCCTTACCGTATCGACCGGCATCGCTTCGGTCGGCAGCGGCAAGACGCTCGGGCGCCTGACGGCCAAGACCTTCGCCTATTTCCTCTTCTTCTCGACGCTCGCGCTGATCATCGGGCTGATCGTCGCCAATGTGGTGCAACCGGGCGCAGGGATGAATATCGATCCCCGCACGCTCGATCCGAACGCGGTCGCCAAGATCGCTGAATATGATGCCAAGGCGCATGACACGTCGCTCGTCGGCTTCCTGCTCGCGATCATCCCGACGACTTTCGTTTCGGCGCTGACTTCGGGCTCGATCCTGCAGGCGCTGTTCGCGGCGATCCTGTTCGGCATCGCGCTGTCGCACACCGGCGCCGCGGGGGCGCAGGTGCTTGGCATGCTCGAAAAGCTTTCGAGCGTCTTCTTCTATCTCGTTGGAATGTTGATGCGTTTTGCGCCGATCGGCGCGTTCGGCGCAATGGCTTTCACGATCGGCGAATATGGCGTCGAATCGCTCGTCAATCTCGGCGCGTTGATCGCGACCTTTTACCTGACCTCGATCCTGTTCGTGGTGGTCGTCCTCGGCGGCATGGCGCGGCTCTGCGGCTTCTCGATCTTCCGCCTGATCGCATATCTCAAGGCAGAGCTTCTGCTCGTGCTGGGCACCTCGTCGTCCGAAGCCGCGCTGCCCAGTCTGATGGACAAGCTCGAAAAGGCGGGCTGTGCCAAGCCCGTGGTCGGCATGGTCGTGCCGACCGGCTACAGCTTCAACCTCGACGGCACGAACATCTATATGACGCTCGCGGCGCTATTCGTTGCGCAGGCGACGGGCGTCGACCTCAGCCTTGGCGATCAGGTCGCGCTGCTGCTCGTGGCGATGGTGAGCTCGAAGGGGGCGGCGGGCGTCACCGGCGCAGGCTTCATCACGCTCGCAGCGACGTTGACCGCGGTTCCGACCGTACCCGTCGCGGGGCTCGCACTGATCCTTGGCATCGACCGTTTCATGAGCGAGTGCCGCGCGCTCACCAACTTCATCGGCAATGCGCTCGCCGCGATCGTCGTCGCGATGTGGGAAAACGCGCTCGACCGCGATGCGCTGAACCGCGCGCTCAGCGGAGAGCCCGCGCCGCTCGCGGCGGCACCGGTAGAGACCGACAGCGATTGA
- a CDS encoding TonB-dependent receptor has protein sequence MRRTVGTMLLASTAICLLAGAPAQAQTAEAEATTEAADANEPQPDGETAGDIVVVGTRIEGARVTEALPVVVVNQDKLDAIGAVSGDELIRNIPQMGDVSFNPGNNAQTSNAARGDVGSVNLRSLGVGNTLVLLNGRRIVTHPASQGLSDTGTVPVLSYNSNAIPTTGLQRLEVLLDGAAALYGSDAVAGVVNTVLKDNYDGLRMQAQYGGAEGTHLREFQGNILAGKSFDRGNVTLSFEYTDRSALRAEDQDFTASANLRPLFADYPDFADSTTPDARATRGAWPALQVPVTGGRPRRGATNLTTAAGAFTVRPTRLGGCTQALTADLCLVNTALATNNAFRDLRFDTAVGTTVMPSVKRYNAFINGHYDLTDDLTLFGEFGYYRSNTTRIQPPVINLNQIWIPASNYYNPFGATTINGQPNPNRIPGLVNVPAAGLPVLLTTYRFVDTGPQAVKVSGEQLRGLIGVRGEVAGFKWDSAFVYSEASAVDSSLAVRSSALQQSLALATPDAYNPFNGGCIDSLSSGDCTPSSQAAIDAITFQLRRRSKTTLTMGDFRASRADLLTLPGGDVGVAFGLEVRRETQRDDRDSAVDGSSPFIDAVTGAVTISDAAAVSDNPDTYGKRTVAAGYAELAVPLVSEEMNIPLVRRFDVQLAGRFEHYSDFGSVVRPKVAAAWDVVDGIRFRGSFSQGFRAPNLEQVNAVEYARLATSQDFLRCEVDLRAGRIANFNACGNNVGYSRRVSGNPDLKPEKSTNYNLGAVFEPTFIPADLGRMTFTVDYWSIKQKGIVGILGNDTAVALDYLLRLQGSSNPNVIRDAANADDLAAFAGTGITPVGRITTVRDQFINLQPQTVRGLDFAFYWQSPKTDIGKFDFSVNATRLLKFSRAPGDAVDMLVAARAAGDINAATPLPETQNLIEANGRPKWRGTASLTWSLGQFQIGAFARYTGAVDETAFVDSEGNPWRVKSQVTGNLYAQVRIKDAGGLGGDMRWRVGVRNITNEKPPLSSEGYLGSLYNPYGRYWYTSVTTEF, from the coding sequence ATGAGGCGCACAGTTGGAACAATGCTTCTGGCGAGCACGGCGATCTGCCTTCTCGCGGGCGCACCCGCGCAGGCCCAGACGGCCGAAGCCGAAGCGACTACCGAAGCGGCCGACGCGAACGAGCCGCAGCCCGATGGGGAAACCGCCGGCGATATCGTCGTCGTCGGCACCCGCATCGAAGGCGCGCGCGTTACCGAGGCGCTTCCCGTGGTCGTTGTCAATCAGGACAAGCTCGACGCGATCGGCGCAGTCAGCGGTGACGAGTTGATCCGCAACATCCCGCAGATGGGCGACGTCAGCTTCAACCCCGGCAACAATGCCCAGACCAGCAACGCCGCGCGCGGCGACGTCGGCTCGGTCAACCTCCGCTCGCTCGGAGTCGGCAACACGCTGGTGTTGCTGAACGGTCGCCGTATCGTCACCCACCCGGCGAGCCAGGGGTTGTCGGACACGGGCACCGTGCCGGTCCTGAGCTATAACTCGAACGCGATCCCGACGACGGGGCTCCAGCGGCTCGAAGTCCTGCTCGACGGCGCCGCCGCGCTCTATGGCTCCGATGCCGTCGCGGGCGTCGTCAACACGGTGCTCAAGGACAATTACGACGGCCTTCGGATGCAGGCGCAGTATGGCGGTGCCGAGGGAACGCATCTGCGTGAGTTCCAGGGCAATATCCTCGCCGGCAAGAGCTTCGATCGCGGCAATGTCACGCTGTCGTTCGAATATACCGATCGGTCGGCGCTGCGTGCGGAAGACCAGGATTTCACCGCTTCGGCGAACCTCCGCCCGCTGTTCGCCGACTATCCGGACTTCGCGGATTCAACGACGCCCGACGCGCGCGCGACGCGCGGCGCCTGGCCCGCGCTTCAGGTCCCGGTAACAGGTGGCCGGCCGCGCCGCGGCGCGACGAACCTCACCACGGCGGCGGGCGCGTTCACCGTTCGCCCGACGCGTCTCGGCGGATGCACGCAGGCGCTGACCGCCGATCTCTGCCTTGTGAACACCGCGCTCGCGACGAACAATGCGTTCCGTGACCTGCGTTTCGACACAGCGGTCGGCACGACCGTGATGCCGAGCGTCAAGCGCTACAATGCCTTCATCAACGGCCACTACGACCTGACCGACGATCTGACTTTGTTCGGCGAGTTCGGATATTATCGTTCCAACACGACGCGTATTCAGCCGCCGGTGATCAACCTCAACCAGATATGGATCCCGGCCTCGAACTATTACAATCCGTTCGGCGCGACGACGATCAATGGTCAGCCCAACCCCAATCGCATCCCGGGACTCGTCAACGTGCCCGCAGCAGGCCTGCCGGTGCTGCTCACCACCTATCGCTTCGTCGATACCGGGCCGCAGGCGGTGAAGGTGAGCGGCGAGCAACTGCGCGGTCTGATCGGGGTTCGCGGCGAGGTTGCGGGTTTCAAATGGGACAGCGCCTTCGTTTATTCCGAGGCTTCCGCAGTCGACAGCAGCCTCGCGGTACGCAGCTCGGCGCTTCAGCAGAGCCTCGCGCTTGCGACGCCAGATGCCTATAATCCGTTCAACGGCGGCTGCATCGACAGCCTGAGTTCGGGCGATTGTACCCCCAGCTCGCAGGCCGCTATCGACGCGATCACGTTCCAGTTGCGGCGCCGGTCGAAGACGACGCTGACGATGGGCGATTTCCGCGCCTCGCGCGCCGATCTCCTGACACTGCCCGGCGGCGACGTCGGCGTTGCCTTCGGCCTCGAAGTGCGGCGTGAAACGCAGCGCGACGATCGCGATTCCGCGGTCGACGGATCGAGCCCCTTCATCGACGCCGTGACGGGCGCGGTGACGATCAGCGATGCCGCAGCGGTCAGCGACAATCCGGATACGTACGGCAAGCGTACCGTCGCCGCCGGCTATGCCGAACTCGCCGTCCCGCTGGTTTCGGAAGAGATGAACATCCCGCTCGTCCGGCGCTTCGATGTGCAACTTGCCGGTCGTTTTGAACATTATAGCGACTTCGGCAGCGTCGTGCGGCCGAAAGTCGCTGCGGCATGGGACGTCGTCGACGGTATCCGCTTTCGCGGTTCCTTTTCGCAGGGTTTCCGCGCGCCGAACCTCGAACAGGTCAATGCGGTCGAATATGCGCGCCTTGCGACCAGCCAGGATTTCCTGCGCTGCGAGGTTGACCTGCGCGCCGGCCGGATCGCCAACTTCAACGCGTGCGGAAACAATGTCGGCTATTCGCGCCGCGTCTCGGGCAACCCCGACTTGAAGCCCGAAAAGAGCACCAACTATAATCTCGGCGCGGTGTTCGAGCCGACGTTCATTCCGGCCGATCTCGGCCGTATGACCTTCACCGTCGACTATTGGTCGATCAAACAGAAGGGCATCGTCGGCATTCTCGGCAACGATACCGCCGTGGCGCTCGACTATCTGCTCCGCCTCCAGGGATCGTCGAACCCGAACGTCATTCGCGATGCCGCCAATGCCGACGATCTCGCGGCGTTCGCGGGTACGGGCATCACGCCGGTCGGCCGCATCACGACGGTGCGCGACCAGTTCATCAACCTGCAGCCGCAAACCGTCCGCGGGCTCGATTTCGCATTCTATTGGCAATCGCCCAAGACCGACATCGGCAAGTTCGATTTCTCCGTCAACGCGACACGGCTGCTCAAATTCTCGCGCGCGCCTGGCGATGCGGTCGACATGCTCGTTGCGGCCCGCGCGGCCGGCGACATCAACGCCGCGACTCCCTTGCCCGAGACCCAGAATCTGATCGAGGCGAATGGCCGCCCGAAATGGCGCGGGACGGCGTCGCTGACATGGTCGCTCGGCCAGTTCCAGATCGGGGCCTTCGCGCGTTATACCGGCGCGGTCGACGAAACCGCGTTCGTGGATAGCGAGGGCAACCCGTGGCGCGTCAAGTCGCAGGTTACCGGCAATCTTTATGCGCAGGTGCGTATCAAGGACGCAGGCGGTCTGGGCGGCGACATGCGCTGGCGTGTCGGCGTGCGCAATATCACGAACGAGAAGCCGCCGCTGTCGTCCGAGGGCTATCTGGGGTCGCTCTACAACCCCTACGGCCGCTACTGGTACACCTCGGTCACCACGGAGTTCTGA
- a CDS encoding DUF4886 domain-containing protein — translation MKYGHGIWLSIGAAALAVAPAATAKERAPAPTAAAGAAPSAPQKAAPKTILFIGNSFTQGAHSAARNWRAGTVTDLNNAGYGGVPALFKLFAEQAGLDYAVSLETQGGKSLGFHYDERRQLFDRSWDIVVLQEFSTLDRAKPGDPADYLRNVDRLAALFKARNPAVDIRLAATWTRADQTYQSGGHWYGKPVTAMADDLRAAADRARAANPSVAGIVPVGQAWNRAMTEGVADPNPYDGIGYGQLDLWAYDHYHASVAGYYLSALVTFGAITGIDPTTLGAKEKGADELGLSDAQAAALQRVARDTLANRP, via the coding sequence ATGAAATACGGGCACGGCATCTGGTTATCGATCGGCGCTGCCGCGCTCGCGGTCGCGCCGGCGGCAACGGCAAAGGAACGCGCGCCCGCGCCGACCGCCGCCGCCGGCGCGGCCCCCTCCGCACCGCAAAAAGCCGCACCGAAGACGATCCTCTTCATCGGCAACAGCTTTACGCAGGGGGCGCATTCTGCGGCGCGAAACTGGCGCGCCGGCACGGTGACGGATCTCAACAATGCGGGCTATGGCGGCGTGCCCGCGCTGTTCAAGCTGTTCGCCGAGCAGGCTGGGCTCGACTATGCCGTCAGTCTCGAGACGCAGGGCGGCAAGTCACTCGGCTTCCATTATGACGAGCGGCGCCAGCTTTTCGACCGGTCGTGGGATATCGTCGTGCTTCAGGAATTCAGCACGCTCGACCGCGCAAAGCCCGGCGATCCCGCCGATTATTTGCGCAATGTCGACCGGCTGGCCGCGCTGTTCAAGGCGCGCAATCCCGCCGTCGACATCCGTCTCGCCGCGACCTGGACGCGCGCGGACCAGACTTATCAATCCGGGGGGCATTGGTACGGAAAGCCGGTGACGGCGATGGCCGATGACCTCCGCGCCGCGGCCGACCGCGCACGCGCCGCCAATCCGTCCGTGGCGGGGATCGTGCCGGTCGGCCAGGCCTGGAACCGCGCGATGACCGAAGGTGTCGCCGACCCCAATCCCTATGACGGCATCGGCTATGGCCAGCTCGATCTGTGGGCGTACGACCATTATCACGCGAGCGTCGCGGGCTATTATCTCTCGGCGCTCGTCACCTTTGGCGCGATCACCGGCATCGATCCGACGACGCTTGGTGCAAAGGAAAAGGGCGCCGACGAACTCGGGCTCTCGGACGCGCAGGCGGCGGCGCTGCAACGCGTCGCGCGCGACACGCTCGCGAACCGGCCATAG
- a CDS encoding SDR family oxidoreductase has translation MKIVVIGGTGLIGSKVVSKLNALGHQAVAAAPNTGVNTLTGEGLAEALAGAEVVVDLANSPTFDEAAIDFFKTAGQNVAEAEKAAGVGHHIALSVVGTEKMGVSPYFLAKQAQEKLIRDSGIPYTIIHATQFMEFLRGIGQSAVVGDEVHLSHAYIQPMAAEDVADAVTAVAVAAPANTIVEIGGPEKFHLDEIIGKVMAFDDDTRPIVVDPEARYFGLRLEDDSLIPGPGAKLGSTRFDWWLENVPPPPKK, from the coding sequence ATGAAGATCGTCGTGATTGGCGGAACCGGGCTTATCGGCTCGAAAGTCGTCAGCAAACTCAATGCTCTGGGGCATCAGGCTGTCGCCGCGGCGCCCAATACCGGCGTCAACACGCTGACCGGCGAAGGACTTGCCGAAGCGCTGGCGGGTGCAGAGGTCGTCGTCGACCTCGCCAACTCGCCGACCTTTGACGAGGCCGCGATCGATTTCTTCAAGACTGCGGGCCAGAATGTTGCCGAGGCCGAGAAAGCTGCGGGCGTTGGCCATCATATCGCGCTGTCGGTCGTCGGCACTGAAAAAATGGGGGTCAGCCCTTATTTCCTCGCCAAACAGGCACAGGAAAAGCTGATCCGCGATAGCGGCATTCCCTACACTATCATCCACGCGACGCAGTTCATGGAATTTCTTCGCGGTATCGGCCAATCGGCGGTCGTCGGCGACGAGGTTCATCTGTCGCACGCCTATATCCAGCCGATGGCCGCCGAGGATGTCGCCGACGCAGTGACGGCCGTTGCGGTCGCCGCGCCCGCGAACACCATCGTCGAGATCGGCGGGCCCGAGAAATTCCACCTCGACGAGATCATCGGCAAGGTGATGGCGTTCGACGACGACACGCGCCCGATCGTGGTCGATCCCGAAGCACGCTATTTCGGGCTGCGGCTCGAGGATGATTCGCTGATCCCTGGCCCCGGTGCGAAGCTTGGTTCGACGCGCTTCGACTGGTGGCTCGAAAACGTCCCGCCGCCGCCGAAAAAATAA
- a CDS encoding carboxymuconolactone decarboxylase family protein produces the protein MTPRMNIFQAAPDAMKAMLAVEATFETSGLDHSLIELVKLRASQINGCAFCIHMHVTDAVKHGESHMRIHLLDAWRESPLYTDRERAALNWTESLTGIAETGAPDEDYELLKAHFDDKQIAYLTVAVAAINFWNTVQISLRAVHPVEQAAAA, from the coding sequence ATGACTCCCCGTATGAATATCTTCCAGGCCGCCCCCGATGCGATGAAGGCCATGCTGGCCGTCGAAGCCACGTTCGAAACCTCGGGCCTCGACCACAGCCTGATCGAATTGGTGAAGCTGCGCGCATCGCAGATCAACGGCTGCGCCTTTTGTATCCACATGCATGTGACCGATGCGGTGAAGCATGGCGAAAGCCACATGCGCATCCATCTGCTGGACGCCTGGCGGGAATCGCCGCTCTACACCGACCGCGAACGCGCCGCGCTGAACTGGACGGAATCGTTGACCGGCATTGCCGAAACGGGCGCCCCCGACGAGGATTACGAGCTGCTGAAGGCGCATTTCGACGACAAGCAGATCGCCTATCTGACGGTCGCAGTCGCCGCGATCAATTTCTGGAACACGGTCCAGATCAGCCTTCGCGCCGTCCACCCGGTCGAACAGGCGGCCGCGGCGTAA
- a CDS encoding glutathione S-transferase family protein encodes MKLYYCPWACSLAAHIALHEAGAPFENESVDIKTKITASGTDFNNVTRKGYVPALELDNGEIVTENIAVLDYLAGVYPQLGVEGPLGRTRLVEALAYISTEIHKSYKPFWHNGTDEQKAVASAYITARMRYLGDTIKGDYLFGDRPTVADFYLFVTTTWAGRFGVDVPPAIAALHERLKARPAVQATLKAEGLA; translated from the coding sequence ATGAAACTCTATTATTGCCCATGGGCGTGCAGCCTTGCCGCCCATATTGCGCTCCACGAAGCTGGCGCGCCGTTCGAGAATGAGAGCGTCGACATCAAGACGAAGATCACAGCGAGCGGCACCGATTTCAACAATGTAACGCGCAAGGGCTATGTCCCGGCGCTTGAACTCGACAATGGCGAGATCGTCACTGAAAATATCGCTGTCCTCGACTATCTGGCGGGCGTCTATCCGCAGTTGGGGGTCGAAGGTCCGCTTGGCCGAACACGGCTGGTCGAGGCGCTCGCCTATATTTCGACCGAGATACACAAAAGCTACAAGCCCTTCTGGCACAACGGCACCGACGAGCAAAAGGCCGTCGCCAGTGCCTATATCACTGCGCGGATGCGTTACCTTGGCGACACGATCAAGGGCGACTATCTGTTCGGGGACCGCCCGACCGTCGCGGATTTCTATCTGTTCGTGACGACGACATGGGCTGGCCGCTTTGGCGTCGACGTTCCGCCCGCGATTGCCGCGCTCCACGAACGGCTGAAAGCGCGTCCCGCGGTCCAGGCGACGCTGAAGGCAGAGGGGCTCGCCTGA
- a CDS encoding bifunctional alpha/beta hydrolase/OsmC family protein, protein MPTRPFDFPNGDGERLSGRLELPVGSTKAWALFAHCFTCGKDNKAAVRISRRLAGAGIGVLRFDFTGLGASEGDFGSAGFSHNVKDLVAAADAMTAAGMPPMLLVGHSLGGAAVLAAAGSLPGVHAIATIAAPFDVEHALHQFDPEGLETIEREGRGVVAIGSRPFTVRKEFVKSLREQDQGARVASLKRPLLLLHSPIDQVVGIENVTSLYLAAKHPKSFVSLDGADHLLTDARDADFAADMISAWAGRYLPAMPPTAASQFDAEAEETRLGKFQLAMRAGKAAFIADEPESAGGLGSGPTPFNLLSAALAACTTMTLRLYADRKGWPVDRIRTGVTHRKDKGFDKPDIFSRRVEITGAIDDAQHAELLGVADRCPVHRTLETGSRFEATEAGWADAGPTGDQTPA, encoded by the coding sequence ATGCCGACGCGCCCCTTCGATTTTCCCAATGGCGATGGCGAACGCCTGTCGGGTAGGCTTGAGCTCCCGGTCGGATCGACCAAGGCGTGGGCGCTGTTCGCGCACTGCTTTACCTGCGGAAAGGATAATAAGGCTGCGGTCCGGATTTCGCGGCGCCTTGCTGGTGCGGGCATCGGCGTGCTGCGGTTCGACTTCACGGGCCTTGGTGCCAGCGAAGGCGATTTTGGATCGGCGGGTTTCAGCCACAATGTCAAGGACCTGGTCGCCGCGGCCGACGCGATGACCGCGGCGGGCATGCCGCCGATGCTGCTCGTCGGGCATAGCCTCGGCGGAGCGGCCGTGCTGGCCGCCGCGGGGTCGCTGCCCGGAGTCCACGCCATCGCGACGATCGCGGCGCCGTTCGACGTCGAACATGCGCTCCACCAGTTCGATCCCGAGGGATTGGAGACGATCGAGCGCGAAGGTCGCGGCGTCGTGGCGATCGGCAGCCGGCCCTTTACCGTCCGCAAGGAGTTCGTCAAAAGTCTGCGCGAGCAGGATCAGGGCGCGCGCGTGGCGTCACTTAAGCGGCCCTTGCTGCTGCTTCACTCGCCGATCGATCAGGTCGTCGGGATCGAGAATGTGACCAGCCTCTATCTCGCGGCAAAGCATCCCAAGAGTTTCGTCTCGCTCGACGGCGCCGACCATCTTTTGACCGATGCGCGCGACGCCGATTTCGCCGCCGACATGATTTCGGCGTGGGCCGGCCGCTATCTGCCCGCGATGCCGCCGACTGCCGCCAGCCAGTTCGACGCGGAAGCGGAGGAAACGCGCCTCGGCAAATTCCAGCTCGCCATGCGGGCAGGGAAGGCCGCCTTCATCGCCGACGAGCCCGAGAGTGCGGGCGGTCTGGGTTCGGGCCCGACGCCCTTCAACCTGCTATCCGCCGCGCTCGCTGCCTGCACGACGATGACGCTCCGCCTCTATGCGGATCGCAAGGGGTGGCCGGTCGACCGCATCCGTACCGGCGTGACGCACCGCAAGGACAAGGGTTTCGATAAACCCGATATCTTCAGCCGCCGTGTCGAGATCACGGGCGCGATCGACGATGCGCAGCATGCCGAACTGCTTGGCGTCGCCGACCGCTGCCCCGTGCATCGCACGCTCGAAACCGGATCGCGCTTCGAGGCGACCGAAGCGGGATGGGCCGATGCCGGCCCGACCGGAGACCAGACGCCCGCTTAG